GGTCGGCATCGCCGTGGACCACGAGCTCGGCGACGCCGTAGCCGGTGGAGACCGACAGCCGCTCACGCACGTCGATCTGCGGGAACGCGACCTGGTTGTCGATGTGGTCGATGATCGCGCCGGCCACGTCGAGCTTGGTCGCGGCCTCGATGCCCTCCAGCCCGGGCGAGGAGTTGACCTCCATGACCAGCGGTCCGTCGACACCCTCGAGCATGTCGACGCCGGCGACCTTGAGGCCCATGATCTGCGCGGCGCGCACCGCGACCCGCTCGTACTCCGGATCCAGATCGACCCTCTCCACGGACCCGCCGCGGTGGACGTTGGAGCGGAACTCGTCGCCCTTCGCCGTACGCCGCATGGCAGCGACGACGCGGTCGCCGACGACCAGCGCGCGGATGTCGCGCCCCTTCGACTCCTTCACGAAGGACTGGATCAGCACGTTCTGCTTGGTGCTCTGCAGGGTCTCGATGATCGCCTCGGCGACCTTGATGTCCGGAGCCAGGATCACGCCGATGCCCTGGGTGCCCTCGAGCAGCTTGATGACGACCGGAGCTCCACCGACCCGCTCGATCGCCGGGATCACGTCGCCGCGGTCCTGCACGAACGTGGTCGCCGGCATGCCGATGTTGTGCCGCGACAGGATCTGCGTCGCCCGCAGCTTGTCGCGACTGTTGGCGATGCCGTTGGCGGTGTTGGGCGTGTAGACGTCCATCTGCTCGAACTGCCGCACGACGGCGGTGCCGAAGTAGGTGATGGAGTTGCCGATGCGTGGCAGCACCGCGTCGTAGTGCGACAGCTGCTTGCCGCGGAACTGGAGGTCAGGTTGGTCGCCCGACAGGTCGATGCTGAACCGCAGCGTGTTGAGCACCTTGACGTCGTGCCCGCGGTCGAGGGCTGCTGTGCGCAGCCGCTGGGAGCTGTAGCAACGCGGCGCGCGGGAGAGGATCGCTAGCTTCACTGTTTGCCTGCTTGGATGGGGGCCGTGACGGACTCCCATCTAACCAACCAGCCGCACACGGCCGGGTGGCGCGAGTGGGTGAGTCTCCCGGATCTCGGCGTGCCGTGGATCAAGGCGAAGCTCGACACTGGCGCCCGTTCGTCGGCGATCCACGCCTTCGACCTGGAGGAGTTCGAGCGCGACGGCCAGGCGTGGGTCCGGTTCTCGATCCATCCCTGGCAGCGCACCTCCGAGGAAGCGGTCGTCGTCGAGCTCCCGGTCCACGACCGACGAGCGGTGCGCAGCTCGTCGGGCCACGCCGACGAGCGCTACGTCGTCCTCATGGACGTGCGCCTGCTCGACCGGGTCGTCACCACGGAGATGACCCTGAGCCGACGTGACGAGATGGGGTTCCGCCTGCTGATCGGCCGTGAGGCGCTGCGCCAGGGCTTCCTCGTCGACGCCGGCCGCTCCTACCTCGGCGGCCGCCCGAAGCGCGCCGTGCGCCGCAAGAACCGGGGCGTCTGACATGGCACGCGAGTCCTTCGCCATCGGCAACGTGCGCGTGCGCGCCGGCTCCGCCAAGGAGGTCGAGCTCCCGATCACCCGGCTGGTCACCGGCGGTGACGTCACCCTGCCTGTGCGGGTGATCCACGGCCGCGAGCCGGGTCCGGTGATCTGGGTCAACGCCGCCATCCATGGTGACGAGGTGCTCGGCGTCGAGGTGATCCGGCGCGTGATGGCGGGCCTCGATCCGAAGAGCCTGCGTGGCACGCTCGTGGCCGTGCCCGTGGTCAACGTGCTCGGCTTCATGACTGGCGACCGCTACCTCCCCGACCGCCGCGACCTCAACCGGTCCTTCCCAGGCTCGGCCCGCGGGTCGCTCGCCAGCCGGATCGCGCACCTGTTCATGACCGAGGTGGTCTCCAAGTGCGAGCTCGGCATCGACCTGCACACCGCCGCCGACAGGCGTGACAACTACCCGCAGATCCGCGCCGACCTCGATGACCCCGTGACGCACCGGCTCGCGCTGGCGTTCGGCGCGCCGGTGATGGTGCACGCGAAGATCCGCGACGGCTCACTGCGACAGGCCGGCCTCGACGTCGGTGCCCGGGTGCTGCTCTACGAGGCTGGCATGGCGATGCGCTTCGACGAGGAGCCGATCCGGGTCGGCGTCGAAGGGGTGCGTCGGGTCCTGGTCCAGCTGGACATGCTCGACTGCCCGCCCGAGCTGATCGATCCGCCGTACGTCGAGGAGTGCCGGACCAGCGGCTGGGTGCGCGCCCGCGGCACCGGGATTCTGCACCTCGAGGTGAACCTGGGCGCGGAGGTCTCCGCCGGCCAGCGGCTCGGCGGGCTCTCCGACACGTTCGGTCGCCGGGTGCGGCTCGTGCACGCCGACCGGTCGGGCGTCGTCATCGGCCTGACCCGCGCCCCGATCGTCAACGCCGGCGACGCCCTGGTGCACATCGCCCAGTAGGGCCTGAACCCCGCGGCCGGCGCGGCGTACGACGTCAGGCGGGGTGCTCCCCCGTCGCCGCGGCGATGACCTCGGTCAGCCGCCGGTGCATCTCCATCAGCTCCGGCAACGGCATGCCCAGCCGCTGAACGACAGCCGGGGGAATGGCCAGGGCGTCCTCGCGCAGCGCGCGGCCCTTCTCGGTCAGCACGACCGCCAGGGCACGCTCGTCGTGCGGGTCCTTGTCGCGCCGGAGGTAGCCGAGAGCCTCCAGCCGCTTGAGCAGCGGGGAGAGCGTGCCGGGGTCGAGCTGGAGCAGCTTCGACAGCTCTCCGACGCGCAGCGGCTCGTGCTCCCAGAGAGCGAGCATCACGAGGTACTGCGGGTGGGTCAGACCGAGCGGCTCGAGCAGTGGACGGTAGAGCGCGATCACGCTGCGCGAGGCGATCGCCAGCGCGAAACAGACCTGCTGCTCGAGGGCCAGCGGGTTCTCGATGCCGGGAAGGGCCGGCGGCGTCTTGCTCGTCACATTGCGAGCGTACCAAATGTTGGTGTACAAACTGTTAGTACACCAACTACCTACAGGAGGAACCCCATGGCCCGCACCGACGTACTCGTCGAAGCCGCCTGGCTGGAGGCCCACCTCGATGAGGCCGGCCTCGTCGTCATCGAGGTCGACGAGGACACCGCAGCCCACGGCATCGCCCACATCCCGGGCGCGATCCAG
This genomic interval from Nocardioides cavernaquae contains the following:
- a CDS encoding succinylglutamate desuccinylase/aspartoacylase family protein, encoding MARESFAIGNVRVRAGSAKEVELPITRLVTGGDVTLPVRVIHGREPGPVIWVNAAIHGDEVLGVEVIRRVMAGLDPKSLRGTLVAVPVVNVLGFMTGDRYLPDRRDLNRSFPGSARGSLASRIAHLFMTEVVSKCELGIDLHTAADRRDNYPQIRADLDDPVTHRLALAFGAPVMVHAKIRDGSLRQAGLDVGARVLLYEAGMAMRFDEEPIRVGVEGVRRVLVQLDMLDCPPELIDPPYVEECRTSGWVRARGTGILHLEVNLGAEVSAGQRLGGLSDTFGRRVRLVHADRSGVVIGLTRAPIVNAGDALVHIAQ
- a CDS encoding ATP-dependent zinc protease; this translates as MTDSHLTNQPHTAGWREWVSLPDLGVPWIKAKLDTGARSSAIHAFDLEEFERDGQAWVRFSIHPWQRTSEEAVVVELPVHDRRAVRSSSGHADERYVVLMDVRLLDRVVTTEMTLSRRDEMGFRLLIGREALRQGFLVDAGRSYLGGRPKRAVRRKNRGV
- a CDS encoding MarR family winged helix-turn-helix transcriptional regulator → MTSKTPPALPGIENPLALEQQVCFALAIASRSVIALYRPLLEPLGLTHPQYLVMLALWEHEPLRVGELSKLLQLDPGTLSPLLKRLEALGYLRRDKDPHDERALAVVLTEKGRALREDALAIPPAVVQRLGMPLPELMEMHRRLTEVIAAATGEHPA